In Amycolatopsis jiangsuensis, the following proteins share a genomic window:
- a CDS encoding class I tRNA ligase family protein: MTSFVTTAVPYVNAEPHLGHALELVQADVLARHRRSRGRPVRFQTGTDDNALKNVTAAKAAGVPVREFVDRGAALRDYEGRYCAGCEQFYAEAELVAGRCPEHGVPPEPVTERNWFFRLSRYADRLPDTISCKTVSPCVAPGVRARTRGHGLHRGAADRPGRSGAGQRPGQSGAPRADSRPSAPGRPDRRGSATGERHRTSRTDRVLGTVAGTCRALAVELAPFLPDGAERLRIQVAQGTIAHGPVRVFPRLA; this comes from the coding sequence ATGACTTCCTTCGTCACCACCGCTGTTCCGTACGTCAATGCCGAACCGCACCTGGGGCACGCACTGGAGCTGGTCCAGGCCGACGTGCTCGCCCGGCACCGACGTTCGCGGGGGCGTCCCGTCCGCTTCCAGACCGGCACCGACGACAACGCGCTGAAGAACGTGACCGCGGCCAAGGCGGCCGGTGTGCCGGTACGGGAGTTCGTGGACCGGGGCGCCGCCCTGCGCGACTACGAGGGCCGGTACTGCGCGGGCTGCGAGCAGTTCTACGCCGAGGCCGAACTGGTCGCCGGGCGTTGTCCCGAGCACGGTGTCCCACCGGAACCGGTGACCGAGCGGAACTGGTTCTTCCGCCTGTCCCGCTACGCCGATCGGTTGCCAGACACCATTTCGTGCAAGACTGTCTCACCGTGCGTGGCGCCAGGAGTGCGCGCACGCACTCGGGGACACGGACTTCACCGAGGCGCGGCTGATCGCCCGGGCCGATCAGGAGCTGGCCAACGGCCTGGGCAATCTGGTGCACCGCGTGCTGACTCGCGCCCATCGGCGCCGGGACGGCCGGATCGCCGGGGCTCCGCCACTGGCGAGCGTCACCGAACTTCCCGGACGGATCGGGTCCTCGGCACCGTGGCCGGCACCTGCCGGGCGCTTGCCGTCGAACTCGCGCCGTTCCTCCCGGATGGAGCCGAGCGGCTGCGGATTCAGGTGGCACAGGGCACCATCGCCCACGGACCGGTGCGGGTGTTCCCGCGCCTGGCCTAG
- a CDS encoding 6-phospho-beta-glucosidase codes for MKLCVLGGGGFRTPNVYQALLRDQGSPRVDEVALYDVDEQRLATMVAILTEMATGFPDPPVLKPTTNLRAAVDGSDFVFAALRVGGLEGRRCDEHVALELEVLGQETTGAGGLAYALRTVPVMVEAAEVIKELAPHAYVMNFTNPAGIITEAMQAVLGDRVLGICDTPSGLGRRVADLLRLDPARIQLDYVGLNHLGWMRRILCDGRDVLPALLADDDLLGSLEEGKVFGREWIRSLGVLPNEYLFYYYFTRDAVRNILESGTTRGDFLQASQEDFYRAARGHGVGVADLWRSTVARRSATYMPEARRGDGREDVGDEGDQGYAGVALGVMAAISRNERQTMILNVRNNGTIGGLPSDAVVEVPAMVDANGVHPLTTARPDLHQLGLMSQVKDVERHIIGAALSGSKVAARKAFALHPLVDSVAVADALVTGYMNRIPEVGAVLTR; via the coding sequence ATGAAACTGTGCGTGCTCGGCGGTGGCGGATTCCGCACGCCGAACGTCTACCAGGCGTTGCTGCGCGATCAGGGTTCCCCGCGGGTCGACGAGGTCGCGCTGTACGACGTCGACGAGCAGCGACTCGCCACGATGGTCGCGATCCTCACCGAAATGGCCACGGGCTTCCCGGATCCGCCGGTGCTGAAGCCGACCACGAATCTGCGGGCCGCGGTGGACGGCAGCGACTTCGTCTTCGCCGCGTTGCGCGTCGGCGGCCTCGAGGGCAGGCGCTGCGACGAACACGTCGCGCTGGAGCTGGAGGTGCTGGGCCAGGAGACGACGGGTGCCGGCGGCCTGGCGTACGCGCTGCGCACGGTGCCGGTGATGGTCGAAGCGGCCGAAGTGATCAAGGAACTCGCGCCGCACGCCTACGTCATGAACTTCACCAACCCCGCCGGCATCATCACCGAGGCGATGCAGGCGGTGCTCGGCGACCGCGTGCTCGGCATCTGCGACACACCGTCCGGGCTCGGCCGCCGGGTCGCGGACCTGCTGCGGCTCGACCCCGCGCGGATCCAGCTGGACTACGTCGGGCTGAACCACCTCGGCTGGATGCGCCGGATCCTCTGCGACGGCCGCGACGTGCTGCCCGCTCTGCTGGCCGACGACGACCTGCTCGGCTCGCTGGAGGAGGGGAAGGTCTTCGGCCGCGAGTGGATCCGTTCGCTCGGCGTGCTGCCGAACGAGTACCTGTTCTACTACTACTTCACCCGCGACGCGGTGCGCAACATCCTCGAATCCGGCACCACCCGCGGCGATTTTCTCCAAGCGTCCCAAGAGGATTTCTACCGTGCTGCCCGCGGGCACGGTGTCGGGGTCGCCGATCTGTGGCGATCGACCGTGGCGCGGCGCTCCGCCACGTACATGCCCGAGGCGCGTCGCGGCGACGGCCGCGAGGACGTCGGCGACGAGGGAGACCAGGGCTACGCGGGAGTCGCGCTCGGCGTCATGGCCGCGATCAGCCGCAACGAACGGCAGACGATGATCCTCAACGTCCGCAACAACGGCACGATCGGAGGCCTGCCCTCCGATGCGGTGGTCGAGGTGCCGGCGATGGTCGACGCGAACGGTGTCCACCCGTTGACCACCGCCCGGCCCGACCTCCACCAGCTGGGCTTGATGTCGCAGGTGAAGGACGTCGAGCGGCACATCATCGGCGCCGCGCTCAGCGGTTCGAAAGTCGCTGCGCGCAAAGCGTTCGCGCTGCACCCGCTGGTGGACAGCGTGGCCGTGGCCGACGCGCTGGTGACCGGCTACATGAACCGGATTCCGGAGGTCGGAGCGGTGCTGACCCGGTAG
- a CDS encoding DeoR/GlpR family DNA-binding transcription regulator, whose protein sequence is MILRERQDHIMRALRSSGAASVRELAEVLSVSESTVRRDLEILDRNGELTRTYGGAVLKPRATVQDSGPGEVEEPFDETTDVDLKTRLADAAAAMVPDGSVVLLDIGTTTPILARRLRGRDITVITSNLAVFDELRDDGTVRVVLLGGVVRRNYRTLVGSLTEFALRQVTADLVFLSCTGVRPGGAVVDNMAVEAPIKQSMIAAADKVVLLASETKFPGTGALRLCSLEDIDVLVTTTSAPAATLDLCRTAGGEVVVA, encoded by the coding sequence ATGATCCTGCGGGAACGGCAAGACCACATCATGCGCGCGCTGCGCAGCTCTGGCGCGGCCTCCGTGCGGGAGCTGGCGGAAGTGCTGTCGGTCAGCGAATCGACCGTCCGGCGCGACCTGGAAATCCTCGACCGCAACGGTGAGCTGACCCGCACCTACGGCGGCGCGGTGCTCAAACCGCGCGCCACCGTGCAGGACAGCGGGCCGGGGGAGGTCGAGGAACCGTTCGACGAGACCACCGACGTCGATCTCAAGACCCGGCTGGCCGACGCGGCGGCCGCGATGGTGCCGGACGGAAGTGTGGTGCTGCTCGACATCGGCACCACCACGCCGATCCTTGCCCGCCGCTTACGCGGCCGGGACATCACGGTGATCACCTCGAACCTGGCCGTGTTCGACGAACTGCGCGATGACGGGACGGTCCGCGTGGTGCTGCTCGGCGGCGTGGTCCGCCGCAACTACCGCACGCTGGTCGGCTCGCTGACCGAGTTCGCGCTGCGCCAGGTGACCGCCGACCTCGTGTTCCTTTCCTGCACCGGCGTGCGGCCCGGCGGCGCGGTGGTCGACAACATGGCGGTGGAGGCTCCGATCAAGCAGTCCATGATCGCCGCCGCGGACAAGGTCGTGCTGCTCGCCTCGGAAACCAAGTTCCCCGGCACCGGCGCGCTGCGGTTGTGCTCACTCGAGGACATCGACGTGCTCGTCACCACCACGAGCGCCCCGGCGGCCACGCTCGACCTGTGCCGCACCGCGGGCGGAGAGGTCGTCGTCGCATGA
- a CDS encoding carbohydrate ABC transporter permease: MRLSTREKVVDYLILTIFGLTALVPLVGVVLSAVTPPVENHGGFALPSRIDLGNFGAAWAEGRFGQYLLSSLLVTAGVVVLTTVLAILAGFAFARLRFFGSGVLFFVVLAGLMLPAEAFVIPLYFNLRTVGLTDTYAALILPQAAQSLGFAIFWMRNQFRAFPTEIIEAAKIDGARDLRVLWRVVVPPSLASIMTMCLLVAMWTWNEFLLPLVLVSSEDHRTAPLGLAFFKGAHLTDYSLLSAGGVIVALPIVAAYVFLQKRFISGMLNGIGTR, encoded by the coding sequence ATGAGACTGTCCACTCGGGAAAAGGTCGTCGACTACCTCATCCTCACGATCTTCGGCCTGACCGCGCTCGTCCCGCTCGTCGGAGTGGTCCTCTCGGCGGTGACTCCGCCCGTGGAAAACCACGGTGGATTCGCCCTGCCTTCGCGGATCGACCTCGGCAACTTCGGCGCGGCGTGGGCCGAGGGCCGGTTCGGGCAGTACCTGCTCTCCAGCCTGCTCGTCACCGCGGGCGTCGTCGTCCTCACCACGGTACTGGCGATCCTGGCCGGATTCGCCTTCGCGCGGCTCCGGTTCTTCGGCTCCGGCGTACTGTTCTTCGTGGTGCTGGCCGGGCTGATGCTTCCGGCCGAGGCGTTCGTGATCCCGCTCTACTTCAACCTTCGCACCGTCGGGCTGACCGACACCTACGCCGCGCTCATCCTGCCGCAGGCCGCGCAATCGCTGGGATTCGCGATCTTCTGGATGCGCAACCAGTTCCGCGCGTTTCCCACCGAGATCATCGAGGCGGCGAAGATCGACGGCGCCCGCGATCTGCGCGTGCTCTGGCGAGTGGTCGTGCCGCCGTCGCTCGCCTCGATCATGACCATGTGCCTGCTCGTGGCGATGTGGACGTGGAACGAATTCCTGCTGCCCCTCGTGCTCGTGAGCAGTGAGGACCATCGCACCGCACCGCTCGGGCTGGCCTTCTTCAAGGGCGCCCACCTGACCGACTACTCACTGCTGTCCGCGGGTGGCGTCATCGTCGCGCTCCCGATCGTGGCGGCTTACGTGTTCCTGCAGAAACGGTTCATCTCCGGGATGCTCAACGGCATCGGAACCCGGTGA
- a CDS encoding carbohydrate kinase family protein translates to MAAAGPTAGTDLLFTGDVFCDLVFAGVEVPEIGAEVYAQGFAITPGGVATRAFAAARAGATTKILGRLGDDPLGAHVLAVLAAEPDLGTDLIDQVAGQTPVSVSLTGSRDRSFVTYREPLGSRELPDDHGPIGAVHVGVEQKLPAWVARLRDAGTTIVGGVGWDHTGQWAAEVLDRLAEVDVFVPNDVEAMRYTRTDDAVSAAKVLAERVPLAIVTRGRDGAVAVDSATGAMTEVPSIPVDVVDSTGAGDVFVATFMAAARYDWTLTERLRFAALNAAISVTGHGGAVSAPRPGELAAFLHEHRPDGDWSFAGLATTRGEDR, encoded by the coding sequence GTGGCCGCAGCAGGCCCCACCGCGGGTACTGACCTGCTCTTCACCGGCGACGTGTTCTGTGACCTGGTGTTCGCCGGCGTCGAGGTGCCCGAGATCGGCGCCGAGGTCTACGCGCAGGGTTTCGCGATCACGCCGGGCGGCGTGGCGACCCGCGCGTTCGCGGCGGCGCGGGCCGGTGCCACGACGAAAATCCTCGGCCGGCTCGGCGACGATCCGCTCGGCGCGCACGTGCTCGCCGTCCTCGCCGCCGAACCCGACCTCGGCACCGACCTGATCGACCAGGTCGCGGGGCAGACCCCGGTCAGCGTCTCGCTCACCGGCAGCCGCGACCGCAGCTTCGTCACCTATCGGGAGCCGCTCGGCTCGCGCGAACTCCCGGACGACCACGGCCCGATCGGCGCGGTGCATGTCGGGGTCGAGCAGAAGCTCCCGGCCTGGGTCGCGCGCCTGCGTGACGCGGGAACCACGATCGTCGGCGGCGTCGGCTGGGACCACACTGGACAGTGGGCGGCCGAAGTGCTGGACCGGCTCGCCGAGGTGGACGTCTTCGTGCCGAACGACGTGGAGGCGATGCGGTACACCCGCACCGACGACGCGGTGTCGGCCGCGAAGGTGCTCGCCGAACGGGTTCCGCTCGCCATCGTCACCCGCGGACGGGACGGCGCGGTCGCCGTCGACTCCGCGACCGGCGCGATGACCGAGGTTCCCTCGATCCCGGTCGACGTGGTCGACTCGACCGGGGCGGGAGACGTGTTCGTGGCGACGTTCATGGCCGCCGCCCGTTACGACTGGACGCTGACCGAGCGGTTGCGCTTCGCGGCTCTCAACGCCGCGATCTCCGTCACCGGGCACGGCGGAGCCGTCAGCGCGCCGCGTCCCGGCGAGCTCGCCGCCTTCCTGCACGAACACCGCCCGGACGGCGACTGGTCCTTCGCCGGTCTCGCGACCACCCGAGGAGAGGATCGATGA
- a CDS encoding carbohydrate ABC transporter permease, which yields MTMLREKSPERIPAPQVRRSRRKSRAGFFYVLPALVVFGLFLGYPLLQTLQYSFYDWDGLSASTWAGFSNYFSVFTDAALRDAFGHALVLMLFYAVVPIVLALFLTALISRANRLRGMGFFRTVLFLPQVISSVVVATIWVSIYSPDGLLNGFLRMVGLGSVTRVWLSDYSLALPAIGFVGTWVNVGLCLVLFLSGVGTIEPSLFEAAQLDGARAGRQFFAITLPSLRGQIAVALTLTVVSALKTFDLVYVTTSGGPGTSTTVPAFEAYNRAFTTGQVGSGAAVAVVLTAVIMIVTALIKRIQPKESG from the coding sequence ATGACCATGCTGCGCGAGAAGAGCCCCGAACGCATCCCAGCGCCGCAGGTCCGCAGGAGCCGCCGCAAGAGCCGGGCGGGGTTCTTCTACGTCCTGCCCGCGCTCGTGGTCTTCGGGCTCTTCCTCGGATACCCGCTGCTGCAAACGCTGCAGTACTCGTTCTACGACTGGGACGGGCTTTCCGCCTCGACCTGGGCCGGCTTCAGCAACTACTTCTCGGTCTTCACCGACGCCGCGCTGCGCGACGCCTTCGGCCACGCGCTGGTGCTCATGCTGTTCTACGCGGTGGTGCCGATTGTCCTCGCGTTGTTCCTGACCGCTCTCATTTCCCGAGCGAACCGCTTGCGCGGCATGGGTTTCTTTCGCACGGTGCTGTTCCTGCCCCAGGTGATCTCGTCCGTGGTCGTGGCGACGATCTGGGTGTCGATCTACTCGCCGGACGGGCTGCTCAACGGGTTCCTGCGGATGGTCGGGCTCGGCTCGGTGACCCGGGTGTGGCTTTCCGACTATTCGCTCGCCCTGCCCGCGATCGGGTTCGTGGGAACCTGGGTCAACGTCGGGCTGTGCCTCGTCCTGTTCCTGTCCGGAGTCGGCACCATCGAGCCGTCTCTGTTCGAAGCGGCGCAGCTCGACGGCGCGAGGGCCGGACGCCAGTTCTTCGCGATCACCCTGCCCTCGCTGCGAGGACAGATCGCCGTCGCACTGACGCTCACGGTGGTCTCGGCGCTCAAGACGTTCGACCTGGTCTACGTGACGACTTCGGGCGGGCCGGGTACTTCGACCACCGTCCCCGCGTTCGAGGCGTACAACCGGGCCTTCACCACCGGGCAGGTCGGTTCGGGAGCAGCGGTCGCGGTCGTGCTGACCGCCGTCATCATGATCGTGACAGCGCTCATCAAACGAATCCAGCCGAAGGAGTCCGGATGA
- a CDS encoding squalene cyclase, translated as MTVLTWLLDSDPALRWQVERDLAGAAPEVWEATRARVATEGFGARLLALQGSDGQWAGGAYFPADFASRAQKTGQPWTATTWSLCSLREWGVDASALRGTAELLAENSRWEYEDLPYWGGEVDCCVNAWTLANGLWLGVDVSGLVEWFVEHQLPDGGWNCEWVEGSTRSSFHSTLNSLKGLLACHQATGGTGATLAAQRAGEEYLLERALIRRRSTGEQVGPWVERFGYPFRWLYSLLNAASYLREASLLTGAPPDPRMTEAIERIRAARQPDGRWLQNGPLPGDVWFETDAPAGEPSKWLTLHGSRVLDWWEQTRVS; from the coding sequence ATGACGGTACTCACCTGGCTGCTCGATTCCGATCCGGCATTGCGCTGGCAGGTCGAACGGGACCTGGCCGGCGCCGCACCGGAGGTGTGGGAAGCGACCCGGGCACGCGTGGCGACAGAGGGGTTCGGCGCGCGGCTGCTGGCGCTTCAGGGGTCCGACGGTCAATGGGCAGGCGGTGCGTACTTCCCCGCCGATTTCGCTTCCCGCGCACAGAAAACCGGCCAGCCGTGGACGGCGACCACGTGGTCACTGTGCTCCCTGCGGGAATGGGGCGTGGACGCCTCGGCGCTGCGCGGCACGGCCGAGCTGCTGGCCGAGAACAGCCGCTGGGAATACGAGGACCTGCCGTACTGGGGTGGCGAGGTCGACTGCTGCGTCAACGCCTGGACGCTGGCGAACGGCCTCTGGCTCGGCGTCGACGTCAGCGGGCTCGTCGAGTGGTTCGTCGAGCACCAGCTGCCCGACGGCGGCTGGAACTGCGAATGGGTCGAGGGCTCCACCCGCTCCTCCTTCCATTCCACCCTCAATTCGCTGAAAGGCCTCCTCGCCTGTCACCAAGCGACCGGCGGAACGGGCGCCACCCTGGCCGCGCAACGCGCCGGGGAGGAGTACCTGCTGGAGCGCGCGCTCATCCGGCGGCGGTCCACCGGCGAGCAGGTGGGCCCGTGGGTGGAGCGCTTCGGGTACCCGTTCCGCTGGCTCTACAGCCTGCTCAACGCCGCTTCGTACCTCCGCGAAGCGAGCCTCCTCACGGGCGCGCCACCGGATCCGCGGATGACGGAAGCGATCGAACGCATCCGCGCGGCCCGGCAACCCGACGGCCGATGGCTCCAAAATGGACCGTTACCCGGCGACGTGTGGTTCGAGACCGACGCACCGGCGGGCGAACCGTCGAAGTGGCTGACCCTGCACGGAAGCCGGGTCCTCGACTGGTGGGAGCAGACCCGGGTCTCGTGA
- a CDS encoding DNA glycosylase AlkZ-like family protein, with translation MVEVSREQALAYRIAEHGLHRPVEDVNALPLLDLGLQDSLRDTALLSLAARVPGPVTPGALTTDPRLALVWSHRGAPHFHRRTDLPELAASLVPLDDADALSRMLWQRKELQQTELSAVDVLFTTARAIRTVVKGPITKGAVSTAITKLLPPSFARWCRVCGATHVHEQLMRLATIHAGVRLEADRRPATLAPLEDRGRPATRPSPAATARVLERYLRFNGPATPGDAAGFTGSARASVTGIWPADRLTEVHMAGRRAFVPTDRLSALENPPTPEGVRLLPPLDPFTQGRDKALLVPNKGRAKEVWKILGSPGALLVNGEIPGVWRTKASGKRLTFTITAFDPLHGAVRAEAEAEAARVATARGFPDFVVAWT, from the coding sequence ATGGTGGAAGTGTCGCGGGAACAGGCGCTGGCCTACCGGATCGCCGAGCACGGCCTGCACCGGCCCGTCGAGGACGTGAACGCGCTGCCGTTGCTGGACCTCGGCCTGCAGGACAGCCTGCGGGACACCGCGCTGCTTTCGCTCGCCGCACGGGTTCCCGGGCCGGTCACGCCGGGAGCGCTCACCACCGACCCGCGGCTCGCCCTCGTGTGGTCGCACCGCGGCGCGCCGCATTTCCACCGCCGGACCGACCTTCCGGAGCTGGCGGCGTCGCTGGTTCCGCTCGACGATGCTGATGCGCTGTCCAGGATGTTGTGGCAACGCAAGGAACTCCAGCAGACCGAACTGTCCGCAGTGGACGTTCTCTTCACCACCGCGCGGGCGATCCGCACGGTGGTGAAGGGGCCGATTACCAAAGGCGCGGTGAGTACGGCGATCACGAAACTGCTGCCACCGTCGTTCGCCCGGTGGTGCCGTGTCTGCGGCGCCACCCATGTGCACGAGCAGCTCATGCGGCTGGCGACCATCCACGCTGGAGTGCGGCTGGAAGCGGACCGGCGCCCGGCGACGCTCGCCCCGCTGGAGGACCGCGGCCGGCCGGCGACCCGCCCGTCCCCGGCGGCCACTGCCCGGGTTCTGGAGCGGTACCTGCGATTCAACGGACCGGCGACGCCCGGGGACGCGGCCGGGTTCACCGGCTCCGCGCGCGCGAGCGTGACCGGGATCTGGCCCGCGGACCGGCTCACCGAGGTCCACATGGCCGGGCGGCGCGCCTTCGTGCCCACGGATCGGCTGTCCGCGCTGGAAAACCCGCCGACCCCCGAAGGGGTGCGCCTGCTGCCGCCTCTCGACCCGTTCACGCAGGGGCGCGACAAGGCGCTGCTCGTACCGAACAAGGGCCGCGCCAAGGAGGTCTGGAAGATCCTCGGCAGCCCCGGTGCGCTGCTGGTGAACGGCGAGATCCCGGGCGTCTGGCGGACGAAGGCGAGCGGCAAGCGGCTGACGTTCACCATCACCGCGTTCGATCCGCTGCACGGTGCCGTTCGCGCGGAAGCGGAAGCGGAGGCCGCACGGGTGGCTACTGCTCGTGGTTTTCCGGATTTTGTCGTGGCCTGGACTTAG
- a CDS encoding extracellular solute-binding protein gives MMNRRTTVPLLAAAALVVSLTSCAPGGSAPAAADLGPVSKNVGTEKITLTVWDQNTDQGIDRAQRELNKAFEQKYPNVTIDRVSRAFNDYKATLKLALSGEQPPDVVQANQGYPDMGAFVKAGLLRSLDDYAKLYGWDRYYPASLLKLNSFSRDGKNWQGDQLYGISQTGELIGLYYNPSVLAKAGIDHPPATVDELTADLAKVKTTGTVPLSYGDLEKYPGIHLYGFLLSALAGRDKVNDLVKSADGSWTGPEATKAAHTLQGWQRAGYLTTGANGISIDDAVSSFHNGKSAFLVAGTWFEADAQSPDARFTALTPPGSPNPVTMGGEGVSWAVTTKSRHADAAAAYVDFIAGKSTAEQLSKAGNLPIVEPRTHATGGLAEDIGHTYTTISKADGIAPYLDYTTPTFYTTLSAALQDLVAGQKTPEQFTQALEQDYTEFKKTRG, from the coding sequence ATGATGAACCGCCGCACCACGGTTCCCCTGCTGGCCGCCGCCGCGCTCGTCGTCTCGCTGACGTCGTGCGCGCCCGGCGGCTCCGCGCCCGCCGCCGCCGACCTGGGTCCGGTGTCCAAGAACGTCGGCACCGAGAAGATCACCCTCACGGTCTGGGACCAGAACACCGACCAGGGCATCGACCGTGCGCAACGGGAGCTCAACAAGGCCTTCGAGCAGAAGTACCCGAACGTCACCATCGATCGCGTTTCCCGTGCCTTCAACGATTACAAGGCCACGCTGAAACTCGCGCTCTCCGGCGAGCAGCCGCCTGACGTCGTGCAAGCGAACCAGGGTTACCCGGACATGGGTGCCTTCGTGAAGGCCGGGCTCCTGCGTTCGCTCGACGATTACGCCAAACTGTACGGGTGGGACCGGTACTACCCGGCGAGCCTGCTGAAACTCAATTCCTTCTCCCGTGACGGCAAAAACTGGCAGGGCGACCAGCTCTACGGCATCTCGCAGACCGGCGAGCTGATCGGGCTGTACTACAACCCTTCGGTGCTGGCGAAGGCGGGGATCGACCATCCACCGGCCACTGTGGACGAGCTGACCGCGGACCTCGCGAAGGTCAAGACGACCGGCACGGTGCCGCTCAGCTACGGGGATCTCGAGAAATATCCGGGCATCCACCTCTACGGTTTCCTGCTGTCCGCGCTCGCCGGCCGCGACAAGGTCAACGACCTGGTCAAATCGGCCGACGGCTCGTGGACCGGTCCGGAGGCGACCAAGGCCGCGCACACCCTGCAGGGCTGGCAGCGCGCCGGGTACCTGACCACCGGCGCGAACGGCATCAGCATCGACGACGCCGTTTCCTCTTTCCACAACGGGAAGTCCGCGTTCCTGGTCGCCGGCACCTGGTTCGAGGCCGACGCGCAGTCCCCGGACGCCCGGTTCACCGCGCTCACCCCGCCCGGTTCGCCGAACCCGGTCACCATGGGCGGCGAGGGCGTTTCCTGGGCCGTCACCACGAAAAGCCGTCATGCCGACGCCGCCGCGGCCTACGTCGACTTCATCGCGGGCAAATCCACCGCCGAGCAACTCTCGAAAGCCGGCAACCTGCCCATTGTGGAGCCGCGCACCCACGCGACCGGCGGGCTGGCCGAGGACATCGGGCACACCTACACCACGATCTCGAAAGCGGACGGGATCGCGCCCTACCTCGACTACACCACGCCGACCTTCTACACCACGCTGTCCGCCGCGCTGCAAGACCTCGTCGCGGGGCAGAAGACGCCGGAGCAGTTCACCCAGGCACTGGAACAGGACTACACCGAGTTCAAGAAGACCCGCGGATGA